Genomic window (Nicotiana sylvestris chromosome 7, ASM39365v2, whole genome shotgun sequence):
ACATGTAGTCTTCTCCAATGAATGAGTAAGCAAAGCAACATACAAAATTCTCACGTAACTACACCAAGTTTACACATCACGCTAACGCAGGAAATGTACATTCAACCTTGCTCGAATTTATTAAGAgttaaattcgacctcgctcgaattagtaAGATAAATTCGACTTCGCTCGAATTAGCAAGTCAAATTCTACTTAGCTCGAATTGACAagtcaaattcgacctcgctcgaattaacatgTCAAATTCGACTTCAACAAGTCACGTTCAACCTCAAATTAGCAGTTCAAATCTGACCTCGCTCGAGTTAATAAGTTAAGTTTGACCTCGCCCGAATTAGCAGGTCAAATTCGACCCCGCTCGAATTAACTACCAAAAGTCAGGGACTTATTGCGAGAAGATCCAAGAAAttcgaaaagaaaagagaaggaaaggccAAAGACATACAATCAGGGACGAATCGAATATTTCATTCAAAGGAAAAATAGCGTCTTACAAAGGGCCAAAAGGGGGGCCCCCACCCAACCAACTAagtacaaaaaaaaaactaagtacaGGAGGAAAAGTTAAGTACAAAAGTACAAAAGCTTCACTCAGCACCATCCCCATCCACGTCGTTATCTCTCCCCCCGCATGGTTCAGCGACTTCACCTTCACTGTCACCCTCTCCATCAGAATTTTCATCATCAAAGGTAATCCCGTCCTCAGCCTTATTGTCTCCATCGGCCTCCGATGTCGCGGGATCATAGCCGCAGGCAAGCGGGCCACACGTGCTTTAACACGAACTTCTTCAAAAGTGGCTTCCGGAACATTCCCCGCTGCCAACAAGCCCTTATATATATCCCGCTAAGCCTCAGCATGGATCCACAACTCGTACAAATGACGAGGAAGTTCAACAAAGGCAGACGCAGGAGGAGTCGAAGCCAACAATCGCGCCCTCTCAGCCTCGAGAGCGGTAATTTGATCACCCAGGCTCGAGACATCTCTCTCAAGCCCACCAATCTGCACCTGCCTCAGAGCGGCCTAAAAAAATGCGAAGAGGCATACATATTTCTCTAAAGGTGAAGATATTCTCCCATCTCAGGCTCCTCgccaaaaaaggagaaaagagctTAGAATCTCGGTATTCATCTGTAATTCAACTTTATCAAATGTACGGAGGTCTGTCTTGTTCAAGAATGGTGACTCCTTTTATTTATGTATTCTTCGTTATCATTCGATATTATTGGAGTAATCATCATTTTCTTACATTATGGAATTTAATCGCAACCGCAATCAAATTTTTTGTTCAGCTATGCTTGTTTATTCCTACCTTCTATTTCAGATCTAGAATAAATTATCTCTGGCTAGAATTTGTCCCAAATCTTCTTATTTAATTGGTTTAACAAAAAGGGCTTAaaactttttggttaaacagtagTCACATAGAGTGAAAGATGTTCAACTGAATATCCTTTATCGAAAAATTATACTGAATATACTATGTATATAGGTCAAAAACTATattttacacacacacacacacacacacacacacacacacacatatatatatatatatatatatatatatatatatatatatatatatatatatatatatatattaaacctTGAATATTCTTTGTAAAATTCCTAACTTTGCTATCTTCGTCTTTTGGTTATTGTAACTTCCGTAGACCTTTGCTCTTTACTTCTTGAGTATTCATTGGTAATTTGGAAAAAATGTAccgttttctatcggtatttaattcaaaaaaaaaatataaaatatttctttttggtatttaatttgaaaaaatattcattttcattttcactGCTATCACTATCAAAAACAACGCTCTTCAACTTTAGGTTAGGAAATTTCTTGCCATAGTATAATATTTAATTTGAACAAGACTTTAGAGGTTAATATTAATTTGACACAAATGAGAAAAACATGGTAATTCTATATATATAGTGGTGGTTCACCGTTTAATGGTGAAAAATCCTTTCAAATACTGTAATTATTTAATTAAGATATGGATCAGTCTATTTCCACTTCCCAAGGTTCATGCAATGCATGCTCAAAATTCGAAAGGCAATTAAAAATTTGTTCAGTCACCCTTTTAAAGAGAACAAGAAAATATCACAAGTCTATTATCAATCAGGGGCGAAGCCAGGAATTTTCCCAAGAATATTTAAATTTAAAAGACTTAAAAAAAATTCCCGACAAAAaatgttcaatatatgttatacaCTTTTAAAATCCTAGCATTATAATTTTTCGATGAATTGACCACCCTTACCAGCCAAAGTGTAGCTTCGCTCCTAGTACTACTATGATTATCAGAATTTGTAAGGATTGAGCCAAAATTTAAACTTTACATGTCTTCTAATTAATCTTAAGATAATAATATTACATGTTAATAACTCGATTATTTATTTAACTTTTGTCCATAATTAGTAGTAAATTTTTTAATATAATTATAGAATTTGAACTAAAACTATTAGGTTCGCGGAATTCGTATCCTGCCTTCTAATTCCGTTTTCCGTCCCAAATAATTAGCCTACAAAAATGAGTTCAGTAATTAACCTATAGGCTAGAGAGCCAGTGGCTGTGGGTGAACCCGTTGGCTAAGTTTCTCTTAAAAGTGTTGCGGTCCACTGGTTAGACTGTGGCGAACCCATGTACAATGGTGTGCGTTCACGTGACCTATAATAGCCAATTTGGCTAAGcttctaaaattattttattttgacaagtaattttcttaaaaaatatatttgaCGATAATTAGTTTGTGGCTACttaatttaaaaaatacttttttttataCACAATTAATTTCTCAGTTCCTCTAGTTGGGTGGGCGTCGACCGACTGTTCAGCCCGATCCCTCTAAAACTTatagaagaattaacccaaatagcagTTCACCCAAtcgtttaaactaaaaatagcccgTGGAGGTATAACATATCCATAATTTATGTACTATAtgtgtataattatatataaataaTGTATTTTATGTATATGGTTAGAAAAGTAAACAATGAATGTGACCGACTATTTATGTAAAGATCCCAAAATTTTACGTGACTAGCATTCATTCGCAAATCTTGTATTGAAATTGAGACGGCTCAACCTTGGAAGCTAATTCGCGTGTAGGCAGCACGTCGCACCGTTGACTCTATTTATTCATtaaattttctttatttcattttctattttatataggcttgaacatcaactagTGTTTGACCAAACCTataaaaagtgcttataagtatatatttttcttaaaatttggaaaagttattttttttgtttctcaAAAATTGTTTATGTTTTTACTCAAAATTagtttttctttctaaaaatttggCCAAATAtctttaactttgaaaaatatatttttgatcaaaaaaatactttaacttaaaagaagcttggccaaatagaCTACTAGCTATGTGAACTCGTATAATAATGATAAATCTACTATGAGAACAAAGCTAAATAAAAAGTGGCAGAGTTCATAGGATTAACTCTCAATTGTGCAACAAATAGTGTAACATGTTCCTTTTATTTtaactttcttttttattttaactttcttttgttaaaaaaaaaaaaaagttgtgaGAAGCACCTCAAATTTATGATGCTACTAGTTAAATTGCCCATTTTTTTGCACGGTTACAAAGGAAACAGTAAATTTTTGATATGATCCCACTGTAATTTTAGCCAAGGTATAACAGATGAAATTTTCATATATACACCATATCAATTATAACAGGACTAATTTAGTTTAAAgttaaaacaaaaacaacaatttTTGTCTGATAATCGATTATGAACTTCActaattttaaaaaagaaaacatTCAAATTTGTCATTGTACTATTTAAAATTGTTCAATTTTTGTCATCCGTTTCACTTTTGAACTTTTCACATCCTTTTTGTTAATAAATCGTACGTCTTGTATTTGCTTTTGCCATTATCGGAGCTCTAGCAAAAATTACTCCACGCTTCAAAAAATATTCGAAATTGTCCCTTGACGTAtaattataatttaaaattacaCTTAGATCGAAACTCCGTTAGAAATCAAGAAcaaaaaataagatttttttctAACTACATGAGTAATATTAGATCAAAATTACCCCTCAGcttcttattttacttttatgATTACACTACTACAATATGGAAGAGGGTTTGTAGCAAGTTAAGGTTTAGATATTCCAAATTATTGCGCTTTTAAGGGTGCGTTTGAtacaaaggaaaatatttttctagaaaaatattttcttgtaaaatgagtgattttatcacttattttttctTACTTGGTtgatgaatgaaaaaaaaatcgaaaaatattTTATAGTGTTTATTTATAGAGTAAAAAATATTtcttaagaaaataattttttatactaCACTCCGTAGCATAAAAAATTATAGAAAGCAAATACTCTTCAAAAGTACTCTATGAAAGAAACCAAGAACCACAAAACTTTGTTCTAGAGTGGAAGGTTAAGGTCCATAGTTGGAATGGGTGATTGCCATATTTTTTGGTGCAATTGACCGCAAAATTATGGGAGAATGACACAAATAGAATCATTTGGTATTATTGTTTAAATTTTGATCTCAATACGAAAATTTTTAGGAAAATAGTCTCTAATTAAAATTCTAAAGTATTTTGGTCATAAATTCTTGGTCAATTCTTATGGCGATTCGGCAAAATTTTGACAGTTGCTATAATTTTATAAGGTATGGTGATTCTCGCAAAAATGTAACGATTGCCATATTTTTGGTGCAATTGACCACAAAATTCTGACCGACCACTAATTTTTTTTGCATTGTGACCAAAAATTCTAGTGATGATCAGAATTTCTAGTTTCAAAATTCTGACCAATATGCTTTAAAATTTTAACTCAAGATTATTctcctaattttttttttaaaacaagactAAAATATAAACGATAATTTAAAAAAGATCCCTCCAGCATCATTTCCAGGTTAAAAATTACAGAAGTGACGGGAAAGAGACCTGCGTCCCACAAATTATCCAAAAGATGGAAGTTTCTACAAAAATCTACCCTTTTCTTTCTAGCCAAAagtttcaaaaatagccacagtccTTTCCAGAAATGTCCACATAAAGTTACTAGCAGAACCTTCTAGCATGTCCAGCACCTTCCAACATCTAATCAACACAAAAACTATATATATACAATCAAACCCTCTACTAATCCCCAGCCTCACCAAATTAAATAGAAAAAAATTCAGTTCATTTTCAACAAGAAATACAGTTCCCTAGCAGTAATTAAAGCAGAAAAATGAAGCCAGTGATGCAGGAAAACAAGGAGAAAGTTGACACGAAAAACGTCGACAAAATTAAGTATATAGAAAGAAAATTAACAGAAAAAGGAGTGCAGAGATTGGAAAGACATCCAGCAGATGGGCTACCATTGAAACACGATCCAAAAAAGGGCCATGGCGGAAAGTTTACATGGGAAGGACCTGATAAGGAAGCGGAAAATGAAATGGAGCCAGCGCCGCCGGCATTGGACGAGAAGGATCCGAACTATGTGGATGAAATAGCAGAGGAAAAGTTGATGAAAGAGGAGGAAATTGGAGGAGTTGTGGTGGGGAAAGTTGAAGTGGCAAAAGTGGCTGAAGAAGGTGTTGCTAGAGTTGAAATTGATCCTAATTTGAAGGTTAATTAGATTTGTTGATTAAAGATTAGTGACTTGTGTAATTAAGGAGAGAAGTGAAAATGATGTGAATCGTGTTTTGTTTCATGTAATGTAATAATAAGTACAGTTTTCTTTGCTAATTTAATCGAAAAATCATTGCCCCTTTTCACTCACTACTCTCTACCTTGACCACTCAATAGATCTAATAACGAAATTGCAGAAAACACTTAGGACTACTTGGACTTTTGAGggtagaaattcaaaaatagtcagatttataacTGGTTGAATATTtagtcactttttatgtaaaAACAAATTTGAgtgaaaacattgttcaaaattcaGAAAATATGCCATGATATTATATTGGAGTttcagcataagtatgcttgaactctaacatattatactggagtttcaggataagtatgttggaactcaagcataatatgatggagttccagcataagtacactagaactccagcataatatactgaagttccagcaagtataattgtccagtataatatactggaaaagCAAAGTAtattggtccagcataatatgctggagtttatacacaggtgcaccgaactctagtatattatgctggatcgatttctgttgcagcaaaataatggctatttttcattgacttcgtaaatgctggatatttttggatgaccggTTCGAAAACTAGCTATACCGTGATATTTTTACGACTTTGAGTTCTTTTGGATCTACAAATTGATCTTTTAAGTATAAATGTTGGGCTTAATGGGTATCTTTATTTTTATTGGGCCATACAAAATTGGGCTCGCCCAGAACTTTCAGACAGTTACTATTCATTCGATCGAAAATTATTAtgggtttttatttttttttaaaatctgttcaGCGTATTGTAAATATTGAATTCGAATGAATCCAAGCACTCGCTCATCCCTATTTGACTATTTCAAGTTATGTTAAGAAAAACCAAATGTTCCAACGAAACCTACAATTCTATTTCACTTCCAactttaattaaaattataaaattgagcCTCGTCGTCATTTACTCTCACGCAAGTAGAGatgaattaaaattttaatttttggtcAATTTTTATTACCGAGTCACTACACTTATTTTTAGCAGAGGGTCTTTCGGAAGCAGTCTCCCTATTTCTTCAGAATAGGgttaaagtctgcgtacacactactcttCTCAGATCACACTAATGAGATTTTACTGGAtcgttgttgttattgtatttttaaagcacacaaatatttaCTTTATCCATCAAAAATATTTGGTTCGCCACTCTTCTAATGGAGAAGTTTTATTGTGTGCCTCACACAACTGACATTAGTTGTTATACTTCTGAATTCATAAAAATTTGGATTCACAAAATTGTGAGACAAAAAAATACCTCATaccaactagtgtcagttgtatgagacgcAATAAAATTTTCCCTTTCAAAGGCAACAAACGTGAAACGTGGCGAGAACCCAAAATCACAAAGTGTCAAACTCTATTTCCTTCACAAAGTTACACGTCGCTCCTCACCGCTCACATTTTCTTGTTCAAACTCGTGCTATAAATTTTTTACTTCCTCATACAACAAAACACTTTCATCTTAAATTTTCTGCTCAAacattgtcaaaaaaaaaaaaaaaatgaatcctATAGACGATAAGAAGGAAACAGTGACATTTCGAGCAGTAAGCCACGACGAAGAAGGCAAAACAAAGGTAACAAAACACCAAGTAAACACACACAACATCGAAACCCTAAAACACGTAGAAAAAAAACTCATAGACAAAGGTATACACAGAAAAGACCGACGTCCAATAGATGAAATTCCTTTAACAAAACAGCCAAAATCAGGGCACGGTGGGAAGTTTACATGGGAAGGACCAGAAGATATGATAGAAAATGAAATGGATGGTGCACCAATGGCTATAGATGAAAATGATCCAAATTATGTAGATGAGGAAGAAGAAAGGAGAATATTAAGAGGAGAAGTTAGTGGAGTTGAAGGTTTGGTTATTGGAGAAATTGATGTGGCTAAAGTTGCAAATAATGAAGGTGTGGGAAGAGTTGATGTTGTTGATCCTTTTTTGCAAACTAATACGTAAGGTTTTATTTAATGACTTGTCAACTTAGGTAATTTGAGAAATTGGAATAATTATGGTTATGAAAGTACTTGGTCTTAACTTTGTTTAAAATTGAAAGTTTAGTGTTGTGTATTTCTCATATGAAGATGATATCAATGCATGTTCTGctacaaattttttttttttttttttgggtcgaAGGTAAGTTAGATTTATTTGTTTTTCCCTTTCTTTACTCAAAGATGAACATGATTTCGATGGATTTTGTGCAAAAAAGCAAGTTATTAAtatgaataaaataaaatcatAAGGAAGCTATTCAATAACAAGGGGATGTAGCTCAGATGGTAGAGCGCTCGGTGTTCAAAAATAGTATGTTATAATGGTCCAGCATACTATACTACTGAAGTTTAGAGCATCGATGTTCTactctctagtatattatactcgatccagcaaagtataccggttcAGCATAACCTGGAAGTTcatagggagaaattcaaaaatagtatGTTATAATGGTCCAGCATACTATACTACTGAAGTTTAGAGCATCGGTGTTCTactctctagtatattatactcgatccagcaaagtataccggttcAGCATAAcctggaagttcatatacaggtgcatCGAACtcaagtatattatgctggaccagtctcTATtacagttgtaagcacgtgatttttgattTTACGCGACAaccgctccaaaagaattaaaaatgtatgtgtcatgcgtaatttaaaccatgacccgtttgttagatggaaaattacaaaaatacgcattcctttcttttgttctgatttgttgccttgtttaattttgcctacttttaacatttttatacgcgtgaaataaatacgttaagtgttaattagtggtgcatagttttatttaattaggttgtgtatttaggaaattagaaataaagaaaaagaagacaaaatttgttGTAAAATGGATTTGGGTCgtgcccatttcaaaatctgGAACCCAAGCAAATAGCCCAGTCCACCGGTCCACACAGCCCACTCCCCaggcatcaaaacgacgtagtttaacaccaaaactacgtcgtttcaatgccaatccatcccaaccattcaaaccaagctgatccaacggtccggatctctcacccataaccccatttgcccgacccgttacccgaaccaactctGCCCctaacacttgaaacgacactgtTTCCCTCGAGTGGAAGGATCTTGGCCCTTCGTCATGCCTTAATCAACGGCTGAGGTCCATCCActcactccatatataagctgcacctcataccccaccccctatccaataccccagcctcgtcgtcttcacccaaacccacaaaccctagGCCGCCCCTGTACTCCTCACCAtgaaaaaccggcggcatgaacgtcggtgacctcgccctgaacaccatagaaccccctcaccaccctgaacatagacctgttaaccgtttagttcgaatcaccctccaggtcctcgaatcttcatttgaagattcgagtcaaaactcgagctacaccaaccaaccccagcttcacaccagacactccccagaaccccctcgtgaccaaatcatacttggtttggtctgaatctgatcagggaagcctgaatcccagatctaagtttgaaagttttgtgttcttccgtcactggttcaaccgaagagattaaggtctaatggactttaatcaaagtgtttctcatctgagaaacacttcgtttaaagtccgttcagccttaagaaaggtctgaccaagtccgagttaaggttttgaccttttgcggtttaaggtgagtcttgttttcttttctttatttttgttttatttcgtgtgatttgttttcaaaagtctgttcatatttgttttaattttaccaacttctgtttgtccacttcgcctgaacttctgtttgtttgaatgagtccttctatttgccctgataatgtgtatgtaagtggtGTGCAATTAGTTGATTCTCAACATTGAACTGATCATTTGGCTTCTCGAGCACCACTTTGcttagccagtacaattcaaatcgcATGTCGATACTgttgaatgtttgatttttggttacgattgtgtatgttaatgctaatatagtcgagtcgacatgtgtcgtcaattaatttcaactgtccgaacaataacaaatcgatttacttctgccaagcatttgttgagtcaattaagaaccagtttttgtttacttatagcttgtttgaattgatcagtaatgtaaaaaggattgtttatgtttaaattctgaattggaaggcatgtacactcgtgcacagcatgtgcattggtgcacctcatgtgccttgtgcacctcatgtgccttgtgcacagcctgtttttctgcataagaaggcttttaagttttaaacaatttgacagcatatgctgtcagatatattctactgcccatgccTGGCTTcagtttaaagaagtatttaaaccttttaaaagtgaaatctgtcagggaatgttgatggggtttaatacttaattagctaaagttggaattgaaatggaaggcacatgggaggggtactgtgatgttctgtaaacaggctgttaaaagagatagttCTGAGGCTTATAAAGGGAGGAGATCTAAAAAATACAGGGGCGGGGAAAaatacactgtgaggagttttgaaagagaaagcttgaaatacatacattgtgaggatagaaaagaaaaagaaagtgttggcaggaatagaaagagagcaagaaagagataaaaacagattaagaaatcagaaacttggttttgtttgtctaaagttcatctattgtcaatacgttaggcagtgttccTTCTTCTAAATCTCAAttgagattattgttagtgttttgttgcatttggtatattccggaattggattgtctggagtatcACACCGTGTGTTGTTTCATTTGGCTGTTCTCTTCTTCAACTCTGGTTCCATCTCGcaacagaatcctttctgttgtgctgttctgattactgctgctatcttgctcactattgctgctgcatttctgtcctgctgctactgttaattctgctttttgctgctgctgattcccccatcttcttcttcttcttcttctcctttgcattttcagcattttcaggtacacatttcaagccccatattgatgtaattgaaacagtttgaaagcatgaaatgaaaaaggttgaagaagttcaagtatttgctgtaatattcatagtacattaacaggcctgtaaaaaattgattagtttataattcaataGTTCGAAAGTATGTACTGATATTCGACTAAGTTTATCCTGTTGTGTTTTAGCTCGGTAGTTTGTTTGTTAATATGGGCATGTATACTTCGACCTTATACAATACTGTtcctgtttcatttagtttttttttagtcCAAGATTAGTCcacataagtttagttaagttcaactcgagAAGTGCTCGGATTAAGTGTCGTATTTCGTTAGCTCGTACATGATTCTTTGACAAATTAAAACattttactttgccagttatcctttaatctagcccaaataagttcagttaagttcaacaaGAAATCTTTTCGTAtgtaatgttcggattaagtattgcatttcatcaatctcatatgtaatcttttgTTCGACCAAAGTATTTTCGTAAGGCATGatgttttttttactttataagtaattaatcagaaattgataggagtccgatttaggccaaaacatatacttcaattagcatacatttttCGTTCTTCtctggaaacaaaataatagaaatgtagtcactgtaggatgcccttctaaaataatgagacgagcctcgccagataaaaatacaaattgcgggacCCTCAATAATTGACAATGATAAATATTTAGAGTTTTGGGAGGGACGGTTTAGTGAATTCCATTGCCCTcctaaaagataataacgcgtttagattctttaggcgcgactttaagtaaattatattcttaaaatcgggtgcacattgatgtgacccaaatccaagtctcaacggagtcaaaatgtgttaacaactacgggtgcattgattgtgacgtggttcgagacgcattttcatgacgttgcaattccataaaaataaatgataataataaaagcggtttaaacttaataaaagcacataagtcacaacatgtatttaaatcagatatttagccattataacaatttaagcgaccgtgctagaaccacgggattcgagggtgcctaacaccttccctcgggtcaacagaattccttacttagaatttctggttcgcagacttcatttggaaaagtcgaaaatttcctcgatttgggattcaagataaaccggtgacttgggacaccaaaagctaaacctttcccaagtggcgactctgaattaaataaataatctcatttcgaatattgtcacttaaattggaaaaactccacccgcgcatcttacccctcggggccgggcgcgcaaaaaggaggtgtgacaacagtaaaatagtggctatttttaatTGACTTGGTAaatactggctatttttgaatgaccagtccgaaaactggctagaccgtgctatttttactctTT
Coding sequences:
- the LOC104223863 gene encoding uncharacterized protein, producing MKPVMQENKEKVDTKNVDKIKYIERKLTEKGVQRLERHPADGLPLKHDPKKGHGGKFTWEGPDKEAENEMEPAPPALDEKDPNYVDEIAEEKLMKEEEIGGVVVGKVEVAKVAEEGVARVEIDPNLKVN
- the LOC138874119 gene encoding uncharacterized protein; translation: MNPIDDKKETVTFRAVSHDEEGKTKVTKHQVNTHNIETLKHVEKKLIDKGIHRKDRRPIDEIPLTKQPKSGHGGKFTWEGPEDMIENEMDGAPMAIDENDPNYVDEEEERRILRGEVSGVEGLVIGEIDVAKVANNEGVGRVDVVDPFLQTNT